Genomic segment of Paenibacillus polymyxa:
ATTCGTGAAATGGGTAAAAATCGTATTCGTCGGGTGGAGATTATTTTACACCACACATCCCCCGCATCTGAATTGGAAGCAGAATCGGACACTTCTTCCCGGGAGTGAACCGTGTGACCTGAGCGTTTATCTTTGCACTTGTGACACTTGCGTTCACTCCTACTGAAATGACATATTCCCAGGGCAAACGACTTAGGTCGTTTGCCCTGCACGCGTGTAAGGAGGAGCTAGTAAAGTGGATATTTTATCTTCTATTATTATGGGAATTATTGAAGGACTGACAGAGTTTTTGCCGGTCTCTTCGACGGGTCACATGATCCTCACGGCTAATCTTCTAGGATTAAACACAGAGAATGATACGGTCAAAACGTTTGAGGTTATCGTGCAATTAGGTGCTGTGCTGGCGGTCGTCGTATTATACTGGCGCAGATTCCTGAGTCTGTTTGATTTCAGACGCAAAATCTCGAGTCAGCCACGTCTAAACCTGTTACATATTATTTTAGCCATGATCCCTGCGGGCCTGATTGGCGTACTGTTCCGTGATGTAATTAAGCAATACCTGTTTGGTCCTGAAACGGTTTTATACAGTTTGGTGATCGGGGGCCTGCTCATGATCGCAGCTGAAAAATTTCATCCGCCTATTAGATCATATACGCTGGATGAGATCACGTACAAACAAGCATTTACCATCGGTGTGTTCCAAGTCCTAGCTCTGTGGCCAGGCTTCTCCCGTTCAGGCTCAACCATGTCTGGGGGCCTATTCGCACGTGTAAGCCATACGGCAGCCGCGGAATTTACATTCCTCGTATCTGTTCCGATCATGCTGGGTGCATCGGGTATTGATATGATCAAAAGTATGGATCATCTGTCTATGAGTGATTTTCCAGTGTTCGCGGCCGGCTTTATTACGGCCTTTATCGTCGGGATGCTGGCGATCAAAACATTCCTTGGTCTGCTCAAACGCTTGAGCCTGACTACGTTCGCCATTTACCGCTTCGTGCTGGCGGCTGTGTTCTTTTTCATTATTTTATAAGCCATTGTTTGGTGCCAATAACCAATAACCAATAACTAAAAAGGGATATCCATAGGGTCTGAATGATCAGCCTTGGATATCCCTTTTACTATTTTGCGGAAAGGATAGATCGTACTGAACTATCCCTATCATGCGTTCTGATTATTGTTTGGATTCCAGCGTAGTCAAATATTCCGAAATTTGAGCTGGCGTTTTAGCGTATTTGCTGTGCAAATGAGCAATTTTTTCGCCATTACGGAACACGAGCAGACTCGGAATGCCGCGCACTTGATTTTCGTCGGCAATCGGCTGAAATTTCTCTGCATCAAGCGCAAAGAAGCGCTTATCCGCGTTTTCCTCAATAATGCCGTCCATAAATTTATCCAGTGTCTTGCAATCCGGACACCAGGTTGTATCAAATTTCACGACGGTCAGACCGTCACCGTTAATTAAATCCTGATATTGCTGCTGAGATTCGATGCGTTCCATTCGTTGGTCCCTCCTAGAGTGTATTTATAACGTCTCCATATTCACATATGAATTATAAACCGAGGCTTATTCCTATATTGTAATGGTTCTTTTATAAATTGCAACTTGGATAGGTACATGTTCAAGCGTGTACTTCGGTTATAGACTGAAATGTAGCGTTTATAGTTAGGAGCAACAGATGAACACACTTTTGTACCATCATTGCCCTTATCAGCGGTATTGCGCATCATAACGATTGGCTCGGCTGATTTGCTGTAGTGTCTGCCGCTCTTGTTGAGTTAGCGGTGCAATATCCGCAGCAGAAATATTATGCTCCAATTGTCCCAAAGAGCTTGCACCCGGGATCACAGCAGCAACCGTCGGATGTGACAAGCTATAACGAATAGCTGTCTGACCCATACTACGGTCCGACCCTGCAAATGCCTTTAATTGCTTACGCACATCCAGCAGCTCTGCTTCATTGTAGTCCAGATATCCCTTGGCTATCTTCCCTTCCCCTTCGTCAGCCAATACACCACTGGCCACAGGCCCACGTGCAATCACGCTAATTCCCCGCTCCTGAAGCAAAGACAGTACCTCTTCCTCTGCACGCCGATCCAGTAAACTATACTGATTCATAACACTAACGATATTCGAACGTTCAACATATTCACGGATGACATGAGGGCGAATGGAGGAAATACCATAGTAACGAATAACGCCCTCCCGCTGTAGTTGCTCAAAAGCCTCTATGGTTTCGTCCATCGGATCGTCAATCGTCCCTCCGTGCAGCTGATACAGGTCGATGTAGTCCGTTCCAAGGCGACGCAGGCTCTCTTTAACAGCAGACAGAATATATTTCTTGGATGGGTCCCATCCCCAGCCCTCCTGCCCCGGTAGACGCCGATTGCCGACCTTGGTCGCCAGGATGACCTCCTGCCGCCGTCCACGGATCGCTGCACCCACGATTTCTTCATTGCGTCCGTGCTGGTACAAATCTGCCGTATCCAACAGGTTTACGCCCCCGTCTAGCGCTTCATGAATCAAGTAAACACCTTGCTGCTCCTCCGTACCGACCGACATACATCCCAAACCAATTTCACCTACCAGCAAATCCGATGATCCCAGGCGGTTTTTTTTCATTTATGCTCCCCTCACTTCCAACAACGTATAACTTTAAATTTTTAATATTTCTCTATTATACGAAAAAAATATACAAAAAAAACAACCCCAAAGACATAGAGACTCCACGCTCTCCAATCCTTTGAGGTTGTTGTATGAGATTCGTATTCCATTCATGCTATCCGAACAGCCATTGGACGGCCTTAGGAAATTGACGCTGAAAACAATCCACACGATGTACCGCATCCTGATCCAGCTCAAGAAGCACATCTTTTGCACCCAGTCCCTGTGTCCGCAGCACCTCGTGTGCCTGGAGGGTCAGCGGAACCATATCTTTTTGTACATTCGTCTTCCCTTCACCTTCACGGGTCCCGACAGATATATACAAGCGATGTGTCCCATCCCTCACAGTTGCACAAGATGCAGATTGCATATAATCAATCATACCCGGATACCAATACGAGCCTGAGATGGAACCGACGCGTCCGAATACGTCCTTATACTTGAATACGGCATACATGGAAATTAATCCGCCCAATGAGGCGCCAATGATCCCCGTATGCTCCGATCCAGTGCGCACTGGATATCTTGCCTCGACGTACGGCATTACTTTTGTAACCACAAACGCCAAATAGGCATCTCCGCCACCGCCAAAAGCAGGTCTTCCTTCTACTAAAGCCGCTGCCTTCCAAGGCGTGTAATCATCCAGTCGATTTACGGGCTCAATACCTACCAGCACCACACGGGGCAGCTCTTCCGTAGAAAAACCTCTTTCCAACTCATCCAACCCGCTTAGAAATAAAGAGCTGCCATCCTGCACATACAGCACAGGATACAGCTCATTATGATTCACGGAGACGGGAGGTGTATAGATGTGTACAAGGTACCCATCTAATAGAATTTCATCTATATGACCTTTCATCCTACACAGTCCTCCATGATGTGAATGTATTCATTACAGTGCAGCATCCATTTCCTTGATCATTTCAGACACAGATTCTAGACCATTACCTGACAGGTACCAGTAGTTAGGATCAAGGTATACAATATGACCGTTTTTAAATGCATTGGTTTTCTTCACCAGTTCATTCTCCATGGTTTGTTTGCCTGTAACCTGTTCCTTGCCTTCTTCGACCACCACAGCCCCACGGTCAACGACAAAAATATAATCCGGATTTTTTTGCTGTACATATTCAAAAGAAACCTTTTGACCATGCGTGGATACTTTAATGCCAGGATCTACAGGGGTTACGCCAAAAGCATCATGAATGATACCGAAGCGAGATTGTGAGCCATATGCGCTCAGGCTTCCTTCATTCGTCAGCACGATCAGTCCTTTAGCTTTGCTCGCTACAGCCTTGTCATGTACGGCCTTGATGGAGCTATCAATCGCAGCCAGTTCCTGCTTGGCAGCATCTTCTTTGTCGAAGATTTGACCTAGTGTTTCAACGTTTTTCTTAAAGGAATTGATATAATCCTTGGTGTCTACAGCCATCGAAATGGTCGGTGCAATTTTACTCAACTCTTTATATGCATCAGCTTGTCTGCCACCGATGATGATCAGCTCAGGAGACAGATCACTGATTTTCTCGTAATCCGGTTCAAACAGCGTACCCGCACTTGCATATTTGGAATCTTTAAATTTGCTCAAATACGTAGGAAGATCCTGCTGCGCTACTGCCGCAACGTCAACGCCCAGCTTATCCAGCGTATCCAATGAACCGAAATCAAAGACAACGACATTTTTTGGATTAACTTTGACTTGTACCGGGTTTTCATCCAGTGCGTGTTTGACCGAGATGGTTTTGGATTCCGTTGTTGCAGTAGAAGAGCCGTTGCCAGTCGCTTCCGGTGTTGCCGGAGCTGCTGTGCCACAGGCCGACACAATCAGTACCAATGCAAGCATTAGCGTTAAAAACATCATATTTTTCTTCATTTAACATTCCCCCTAAGTGAAATAAACGCAAATTTTATGGTCACCAATCTGTTGAATCGGAATATCCATATCGTACAAATCCTTTAATACCTGACTATCAATCATCTCGTCAGCCGTTCCTTGTTTTAGCAACCTGCCATCCTTCATCCCTACAATATAGTCTGAATAGCAGGAGGCAAAATTAATGTCATGCAACACGACCAGAATCGTTTTGCCGAGATCATCCACCAAACCGCGCAGCGTCTTCATAATCTGAACCGAATGCTTCATATCCAGATTGTTCAGCGGCTCATCCAGCAGGATGTATTCTGTGTCCTGAGCCAGAATCATGGCAATAAAAGCCCGCTGTCGCTGTCCCCCACTAAGCAAATCAATATGCTTATCTTTCATATCCTCCAGTCCCATGTAGGCCATAGACTGCTCCACCATTTTGCGATCCTCGCTGTTCAATCTGCCTTTGGAATACGGAAAACGGCCGAAGCTGACCAGCTCCTTCACGGTTAAGCGAATATTGACATCATTGGTCTGTTTTAAAATAGATATCTTCCGGGCTAGCTCCTCGCTTTTCGTCAGGCTCACGGCCTGCCCGTCAATGAGGATTTCTCCCTCATCACTGTCAGTCAGGCGACTAATCATCGACAACAAAGTGCTTTTTCCAGCGCCGTTAGGTCCAATAAAGGAGGTAATCGTGCCTTTAGGTACAGTGACGGATACCTGATCCACCACATTTTTATTCCCGTAGCGTTTGGATACGTTTCTGACTTCTACCATGACTTATTCTCCCGCAGCAAAAGATACAGGAAGTACACCCCCCCGATAAAGTTAATAATGACACTGACCGTTGTCGATAAGTCAAATACTCTTTCTGCCAGCAGTTGGCACCCTGCCAATGCAATGACGCTAACACAGATGGAGGCCGGAATAATATAACGATGCTGATAGGTTTTCATCACCTGATAAGCCACATTGGCCACAATTAATCCGAGAAACGTAATCGGCCCGACAAGCGCTGTAGAAATGGAAATGAGAATCGCTACAATTACCAGCAGCCTTTTAATGATAAAACCATAAGGAAGACCCAGGTTAATCGCATGCTCCCGTCCCAGCGACAGCACGTCCAGATACTTGATGAATCTCCAAGCATAAGCGAATACGAGCACAAGAATGAATACAGAAAGCCACAGCAGCTCGGTGTTTACATTACTGAAGCTGGCAAAGCTCTTGTCCTGGATTTTCGCAAATTCGTTCGGATCAATCAGTACCTCCATAAAGGTAGATAAACTGTTAAACAGCGTGCCGAACACCAAACCAATCAGCAAAAGTACATAAATCCCGCGTCCATCTTTGCGGAAAATTAATTTGTATAGCAGTCCTGCGAACAGCACCATCAGCCCCACCGATAGCAAAAAGTTCAATTCTTTGCTGGTCGAAATGAAGGGTACGGAACCAAATGCAAAAATAATCGTCGTCTGAATCAGCATATACAGTGAATCCAGCCCGATAATACCGGGAGTCAAAATTTTATTATTCGTAACCGTCTGGAAAATAACGGTTGCAAAAGCAATGGAGCCACCTGTCAGAATGAAGGCTGCGATCTTTTTCAATCGTCGTGGCAGCGCGTAATGCCAGGTGTGCGGAAGATCTATAAACACGAAAGCAGCAATCAACACAAGCGCGGCAGCGGCTAATATTCCGATTTTTAATTTAGGATTCATAAGCCCTTCTCCTCAGCAGCAAATACAAGAACACCGCGCTCCCGATCACACCAACCGTAAGCCCTACAGAAATTTCATACGGATAAATGATCACC
This window contains:
- a CDS encoding alpha/beta hydrolase; protein product: MKGHIDEILLDGYLVHIYTPPVSVNHNELYPVLYVQDGSSLFLSGLDELERGFSTEELPRVVLVGIEPVNRLDDYTPWKAAALVEGRPAFGGGGDAYLAFVVTKVMPYVEARYPVRTGSEHTGIIGASLGGLISMYAVFKYKDVFGRVGSISGSYWYPGMIDYMQSASCATVRDGTHRLYISVGTREGEGKTNVQKDMVPLTLQAHEVLRTQGLGAKDVLLELDQDAVHRVDCFQRQFPKAVQWLFG
- a CDS encoding thioredoxin family protein, coding for MERIESQQQYQDLINGDGLTVVKFDTTWCPDCKTLDKFMDGIIEENADKRFFALDAEKFQPIADENQVRGIPSLLVFRNGEKIAHLHSKYAKTPAQISEYLTTLESKQ
- a CDS encoding iron chelate uptake ABC transporter family permease subunit: MNPKLKIGILAAAALVLIAAFVFIDLPHTWHYALPRRLKKIAAFILTGGSIAFATVIFQTVTNNKILTPGIIGLDSLYMLIQTTIIFAFGSVPFISTSKELNFLLSVGLMVLFAGLLYKLIFRKDGRGIYVLLLIGLVFGTLFNSLSTFMEVLIDPNEFAKIQDKSFASFSNVNTELLWLSVFILVLVFAYAWRFIKYLDVLSLGREHAINLGLPYGFIIKRLLVIVAILISISTALVGPITFLGLIVANVAYQVMKTYQHRYIIPASICVSVIALAGCQLLAERVFDLSTTVSVIINFIGGVYFLYLLLRENKSW
- a CDS encoding ABC transporter ATP-binding protein; translation: MVEVRNVSKRYGNKNVVDQVSVTVPKGTITSFIGPNGAGKSTLLSMISRLTDSDEGEILIDGQAVSLTKSEELARKISILKQTNDVNIRLTVKELVSFGRFPYSKGRLNSEDRKMVEQSMAYMGLEDMKDKHIDLLSGGQRQRAFIAMILAQDTEYILLDEPLNNLDMKHSVQIMKTLRGLVDDLGKTILVVLHDINFASCYSDYIVGMKDGRLLKQGTADEMIDSQVLKDLYDMDIPIQQIGDHKICVYFT
- the bacA gene encoding undecaprenyl-diphosphate phosphatase, which codes for MDILSSIIMGIIEGLTEFLPVSSTGHMILTANLLGLNTENDTVKTFEVIVQLGAVLAVVVLYWRRFLSLFDFRRKISSQPRLNLLHIILAMIPAGLIGVLFRDVIKQYLFGPETVLYSLVIGGLLMIAAEKFHPPIRSYTLDEITYKQAFTIGVFQVLALWPGFSRSGSTMSGGLFARVSHTAAAEFTFLVSVPIMLGASGIDMIKSMDHLSMSDFPVFAAGFITAFIVGMLAIKTFLGLLKRLSLTTFAIYRFVLAAVFFFIIL
- a CDS encoding siderophore ABC transporter substrate-binding protein translates to MKKNMMFLTLMLALVLIVSACGTAAPATPEATGNGSSTATTESKTISVKHALDENPVQVKVNPKNVVVFDFGSLDTLDKLGVDVAAVAQQDLPTYLSKFKDSKYASAGTLFEPDYEKISDLSPELIIIGGRQADAYKELSKIAPTISMAVDTKDYINSFKKNVETLGQIFDKEDAAKQELAAIDSSIKAVHDKAVASKAKGLIVLTNEGSLSAYGSQSRFGIIHDAFGVTPVDPGIKVSTHGQKVSFEYVQQKNPDYIFVVDRGAVVVEEGKEQVTGKQTMENELVKKTNAFKNGHIVYLDPNYWYLSGNGLESVSEMIKEMDAAL
- a CDS encoding aldo/keto reductase, whose amino-acid sequence is MKKNRLGSSDLLVGEIGLGCMSVGTEEQQGVYLIHEALDGGVNLLDTADLYQHGRNEEIVGAAIRGRRQEVILATKVGNRRLPGQEGWGWDPSKKYILSAVKESLRRLGTDYIDLYQLHGGTIDDPMDETIEAFEQLQREGVIRYYGISSIRPHVIREYVERSNIVSVMNQYSLLDRRAEEEVLSLLQERGISVIARGPVASGVLADEGEGKIAKGYLDYNEAELLDVRKQLKAFAGSDRSMGQTAIRYSLSHPTVAAVIPGASSLGQLEHNISAADIAPLTQQERQTLQQISRANRYDAQYR